The proteins below come from a single Aegilops tauschii subsp. strangulata cultivar AL8/78 chromosome 6, Aet v6.0, whole genome shotgun sequence genomic window:
- the LOC109782327 gene encoding F-box protein PP2-A13: MGTGSSILGADADWGETSLGDMPESCVAAVLLNLDPPEICQVACLNRAFRGAASADCVWAGKLPANYRYLAALAAAADDEGDGDGDGNVKPCSPISTKKGIYARLCRPTPFDGGTKEFWIEKNKGGLCMSISSKAMAITGIDDRRYWSHLVTEESRFHSVAYLQQIWWLEVGGELDFCFPAGSYSLFFRLHLGRAHRRMGRRVCGTELIHGWDARPTRFQLSTSDEQQATSEYYLDGPGSWILYHVGDFVISNSDELTSLKYSMMQIDCTHTKGGLCVDSVAIYPKGYRRENMNMVYM; this comes from the exons ATGGGGACGGGATCAAGCATCCTTGGCGCCGATGCCGATTGGGGTGAGACGTCTCTCGGCGACATGCCGGAGAGCTGCGTGGCGGCGGTGCTGCTCAACCTTGACCCGCCGGAGATCTGCCAAGTAGCCTGCCTCAACCGCGCCTTCCGGGGCGCCGCATCCGCGGACTGCGTCTGGGCCGGCAAGCTGCCCGCTAACTACCGGTACCTTGCGGCCCTCGCAGCTGCCGCTGATGATGAGGGCGATGGCGACGGAGACGGCAATGTCAAGCCCTGCTCCCCTATATCGACTAAGAAGGGGATTTACGCGCGCCTGTGCCGACCTACTCCATTTGATGGCGGTACAAAG GAATTCTGGATCGAGAAGAACAAGGGAGGTCTTTGTATGTCCATCTCCTCAAAAGCGATGGCGATCACAGGTATAGATGACCGAAGATATTGGAGCCACCTTGTCACAGAGGAATCAAG ATTCCATAGTGTTGCCTATCTTCAGCAAATTTGGTGGCTTGAAGTGGGTGGGGAGCTTGATTTCTGCTTCCCTGCAGGTTCATACAGCCTGTTTTTCCGTCTTCACCTGGGTCGAGCGCACAGACGCATGGGTCGTCGGGTTTGTGGAACTGAGCTCATTCATGGGTGGGATGCCAGACCCACGCGGTTCCAGCTCTCAACATCGGACGAACAGCAGGCTACATCGGAGTATTATCTAGATGGACCGGGAAGCTGGATTCTCTACCACGTCGGTGATTTTGTCATCTCGAACTCGGATGAGCTGACCAGCCTGAAGTATTCAATGATGCAGATTGACTGCACCCATACGAAAGGTGGTTTGTGCGTTGATTCGGTTGCGATATACCCGAAAGGGTATCGGCGCGAGAACATGAACATGGTCTACATGTGA
- the LOC109782329 gene encoding transcription initiation factor IIE subunit beta, whose translation MDLKDSLSRFKQQQERCQSSLASIAASQASTTKPKHRAQPINAPSAPARPAQPIKFSNDTERLQDINSIRKSPVGAQIKLVIELLYKTRQAFTAEQINDATYVDINGNKAVFDSLRNNLKVHYDGRRFSYKSKHDLEGKDQLLDLIRCHQEGLAVVEVKDAYPSVLEDLQALKAAGEVWLLSNMDSQEDIVYPNDPKVKIKVDDDLKELFRGIELPRDMVDIEKELQKNGMKPMTDTTKRRAAAQIHGVKPKAKPKKKQREITKRTKLTNAHLPELFQHLKS comes from the exons ATGGATCTCAAGGATAGCCTCTCCAGATTTAAGCAGCAGCAGGAGAGGTGCCAGTCATCTTTGGCCAGCATAGCTGCAAGCCAAGCTTCAACCACAAAACCAAAGCACAGGGCCCAACCGATTAATGCTCCATCTGCTCCAGCAAGGCCTGCACAACCTATTAAATTTTCAAACGATACAGAAAGGCTGCAAGACATTAATTCGATTAGGAAATCTCCTGTTGGGGCACAGATCAAACTTGTCATTGAATTGCTTTACAAG ACAAGACAAGCTTTTACGGCAGAGCAAATAAATGATGCAACTTACGTTGATATCAATGGTAATAAGGCTGTCTTTGACAGTCTGAGGAATAACCTCAAAGTACACTATGATGGGAGACGTTTCTCGTACAAG TCCAAGCATGATCTGGAGGGGAAAGATCAACTACTTGATTTGATAAGGTGTCACCAGGAGGGTCTTGCTGTTGTGGAAGTGAAGGATGCATACCCAAGTGTATTGGAAGATTTGCAG GCTCTGAAGGCAGCAGGTGAAGTTTGGCTGTTGTCAAACATGGATTCACAGGAGGACATTGTTTACCCTAATGATCCAAAAGTGAAGATCAAGGTTGATGATGACCTGAAGGAGCTCTTCCGTGGGATTGAGTTACCGCGTGATATGGTTGATATCGAAAAGGAGCTCCAgaagaacggcatgaagccgatGACCGACACCACGAAACGACGAGCAGCAGCCCAGATCCATGGCGTGAAACCAAAGGCTAAGCCTAAGAAGAAGCAACGCGAGATAACTAAACGGACCAAGCTCACGAATGCCCATCTGCCTGAGCTGTTCCAACATCTTAAATCTTGA